A genomic stretch from Camelus dromedarius isolate mCamDro1 chromosome 10, mCamDro1.pat, whole genome shotgun sequence includes:
- the CORO2A gene encoding coronin-2A produces MSWHPQYRSSKFRHVFGKPASKENCYDSVPITRSVHDNHFCAVNPHFIAVVTECAGGGAFLVIPLHQTGKLDPHYPKVCGHRGNVLDIKWNPFDDFEIASCSEDATIKIWDIPKQLLARNLTACRKELVAHSRRVGLVEWHPTAANILFSSGYDYKVMVWNLDTKESVIMSPVKTINCHQDVILSMSFNTNGSLLATACRDRKIRVLDPRAGAVLQEASYKGHRANKVLFLGNLKKLLSTGTSRWNNRQVALWDQDDLSVPLTEEDLDGSSGVLFPFYDADTSMLYVVGKGDGNIRYYEVSADKPHLNYLTEYRSYNPQKGIGVMPKRGLDVSSCEIFRFYKLITTKSLIEPVSMIVPRRSESYQEDIYPPTAGAQPSLTAQEWLSGMNKGPVLVSLRPGSELLSTRPLPPERPLSNPMAPTSPLLFNQREKLGAEDGRSPFSLLEEKAPRWAAEHRLEEKKTWLTNGFDIFECPPPKTENELLQMFYRQQDEIRRLRELVTQREVQAKQLELEIKNLRMGSERF; encoded by the exons ATGTCATGGCACCCCCAGTACCGGAGCTCCAAGTTCCGCCACGTCTTTGGCAAACCAGCCAGCAAGGAGAACTGCTACGACTCAGTGCCCATCACCCGCAGCGTCCACGACAACCACTTCTGCGCTGTGAACCCCCACTTCATTGCGGTCGTGACTGAGTGTGCTGGTGGGGGGGCCTTCCTCGTCATCCCTTTGCACCAG ACGGGAAAGTTGGACCCACACTACCCGAAGGTCTGCGGGCACAGAGGGAACGTCTTAGACATCAAGTGGAACCCTTTTGATGACTTTGAGATCGCCTCCTGTTCCGAAGATGCCACG ATTAAAATCTGGGACATCCCCAAGCAGCTGCTGGCAAGGAACCTCACGGCCTGCAGGAAGGAGCTGGTGGCCCACTCCCGCAGAGTGGGCCTGGTGGAGTGGCACCCTACGGCCGCCAACATCCTCTTCAGCTCCGGCTACGACTACAAG GTGATGGTCTGGAACCTGGATACAAAGGAGTCTGTAATCATGAGCCCCGTGAAGACAATTAACTGTCACCAAGACGTGATCCTCTCCATGTCCTTCAACACCAACGGCAGCCTGCTGGCCACTGCCTGTCGAGACCGCAAGATACGGGTTCTCGACCCCCGAGCAGGGGCAGTCCTCCAG GAAGCCAGCTACAAGGGGCACAGGGCCAACAAAGTGCTGTTTCTGGGGAACCTGAAGAAGCTGCTGTCCACGGGCACATCCCGATGGAACAACCGGCAGGTGGCCCTGTGGGACCAG GACGACCTTTCTGTGCCTCTCACAGAGGAGGACCTGGATGGCTCCTCAGGTGTGCTGTTTCCCTTCTATGATGCGGACACCAGCATGCTCTACGTGGTGGGGAAG ggaGATGGGAACATCCGCTACTATGAGGTAAGCGCTGACAAACCTCACCTGAACTACCTGACTGAATACCGCTCCTATAACCCGCAGAAGGGGATCG GTGTTATGCCAAAGAGAGGTCTCGACGTGTCCTCCTGCGAGATCTTCCGCTTCTACAAGCTAATTACAACCAAAAGCCTCATCGAACCTGTATCCATGATCGTACCCCGGCGG TCAGAATCCTACCAAGAGGACATCTACCCACCCACGGCAGGTGCCCAGCCCTCTCTGACAGCCCAGGAGTGGCTCAGTGGAATGAATAAAg ggCCAGTCCTGGTGTCCCTTAGGCCTGGCTCCGAGCTGCTAAGCACTCGTCCTCTGCCCCCAGAGAGACCCCTCTCCAACCCCATGGCCCCCACCTCGCCTCTGCTCTTCAACCAGAGGGAAAAGCTGGGTGCAGAAGATGGCCGgagccccttctccctgctggagGAGAAGGCACCAAGGTGGGCGGCAGAACACAGGCTGGAGGAGAAGAAAACTTGGCTCACAAATGGGTTTGACATCTTTGAGTGCCCCCCACCAAAGACGGAGAATGAG CTGCTACAGATGTTCTATCGGCAACAGGATGAGATCCGAAGGCTCCGGGAGCTGGTGACCCAGCGCGAGGTCCAGGCCAAACAATTGGAACTGGAGATCAAAAACTTGCGgatgggctcagagaggttctga